The following coding sequences are from one Ruminococcus flavefaciens AE3010 window:
- the rpmE gene encoding 50S ribosomal protein L31 codes for MKEGIHPEFKKTTITCHCGNVIETMSTKENIKVEICSKCHPFYTGKQKLVDTGGRVDRFKKRFNMDK; via the coding sequence GTGAAAGAGGGAATCCATCCTGAGTTCAAGAAGACCACAATTACCTGCCACTGCGGTAACGTGATCGAGACTATGTCTACAAAGGAAAACATCAAGGTTGAAATCTGCTCAAAGTGCCATCCTTTCTATACCGGTAAGCAGAAGCTTGTTGATACAGGCGGACGTGTTGACAGATTCAAGAAGCGTTTCAATATGGACAAGTAA
- the dnaG gene encoding DNA primase, translating into MPQNDEFLYNLRNANPIETVMGGYVNVIRRGRNYVCSCPFHSEKTPSCTIFTDTQNFYCFGCGAGGDVITFIMKIENLTFPEAVKLLAQRAGMEVPAYGSKDSGYAKRKTRIYEMNRIAANYYFTNLFKGKDKTGLQYFANRKLTPQTIKKYGLGYASDSWNELTDLLRSKGYSDEEMADAWLAGMKNGRTFDMFRKRVMFPIVDLRGNIIGFGGRVLDDSQPKYLNTGKTPVFDKGSNLFSMNFAKNSNAKRLILCEGYMDVIAVNQAGFENVVATLGTAITPDQARLISHYAEEVIVAYDSDGAGQKATQKAINHFADVGLRTKILHMEGAKDPDEYIKKFGRDRFRMLIDSSNDANDFMLDKCEDGLDLTTEIGRVELLKRTAKVLAGIESPLEREVYISRTSKKCDIPVQVLKTHIDTMLQKNSKSAKKNEWRAIKAQTSYIRDDINPDAVSNKREARAEETIISYLLTRPQEYEDVQQLAPPECFVTAFNKKVYRALLERMKNSDKFSLSLLSDEFSTEEMGRISGIAAKKREVAVTRDVVADCAQVLKSSTPKAEGELSNDELLKLFRSKNK; encoded by the coding sequence ATGCCTCAGAACGACGAATTTCTCTATAATCTGCGAAATGCCAACCCTATCGAGACAGTCATGGGCGGCTACGTCAACGTCATAAGACGAGGGCGCAACTACGTCTGCTCATGCCCTTTTCATTCGGAAAAGACGCCCTCCTGCACCATTTTCACCGATACACAGAACTTCTACTGCTTCGGCTGCGGCGCAGGCGGCGACGTTATCACCTTCATAATGAAGATCGAGAACCTGACCTTCCCCGAGGCTGTCAAGCTTTTAGCCCAGAGGGCAGGCATGGAAGTCCCTGCCTACGGCAGCAAGGACAGCGGCTACGCAAAGCGCAAGACCCGTATCTATGAGATGAACCGCATTGCCGCCAATTACTACTTCACCAACCTTTTCAAGGGCAAGGACAAGACAGGGCTGCAATATTTCGCAAACCGCAAGCTAACTCCACAGACCATAAAGAAGTACGGTCTCGGCTACGCTTCCGACTCATGGAACGAGCTGACAGACCTGCTGCGCTCAAAGGGCTACTCCGACGAGGAAATGGCTGATGCATGGCTTGCAGGCATGAAAAACGGACGCACCTTCGATATGTTCCGCAAAAGGGTCATGTTCCCAATCGTTGACCTGCGGGGCAATATAATAGGCTTCGGCGGACGAGTCCTTGACGACTCCCAGCCAAAATACCTGAACACGGGCAAAACTCCCGTATTCGACAAGGGCTCTAACCTGTTCTCCATGAACTTCGCAAAGAACTCCAACGCCAAGCGTCTGATACTCTGTGAGGGATATATGGACGTTATAGCCGTCAATCAGGCAGGCTTCGAGAACGTGGTCGCCACCCTCGGAACTGCTATAACTCCCGATCAGGCGCGGCTCATAAGCCACTACGCCGAGGAAGTAATAGTCGCCTACGACAGCGACGGCGCAGGACAAAAGGCTACACAAAAGGCTATCAACCACTTTGCAGACGTTGGTCTTCGCACCAAGATACTCCACATGGAGGGCGCAAAGGATCCCGACGAGTACATCAAGAAGTTCGGCAGAGACCGCTTCCGTATGCTCATTGACAGCTCCAACGACGCCAACGATTTCATGCTGGATAAGTGTGAGGACGGTCTTGACCTGACCACTGAGATAGGTCGTGTGGAGCTCCTCAAACGCACAGCAAAGGTACTTGCAGGCATAGAATCGCCCCTTGAACGGGAGGTGTACATCTCCAGAACGTCCAAGAAGTGCGATATTCCCGTACAGGTGCTTAAAACTCACATTGACACCATGCTGCAAAAGAACAGCAAGAGTGCCAAGAAGAACGAGTGGCGCGCCATTAAGGCGCAGACCTCGTACATACGCGACGATATCAACCCCGACGCAGTTTCAAACAAGAGAGAAGCCCGCGCCGAGGAGACTATAATCAGCTACCTGCTCACCCGCCCTCAGGAATATGAGGACGTTCAGCAGCTGGCGCCCCCCGAGTGCTTCGTGACCGCATTCAATAAAAAGGTCTACAGAGCGCTTCTGGAGCGAATGAAAAATTCCGACAAATTCTCCCTTTCACTTCTCTCCGATGAATTTTCCACGGAGGAAATGGGAAGAATAAGCGGAATAGCAGCTAAAAAGCGCGAAGTCGCCGTAACACGTGACGTTGTCGCAGACTGTGCGCAGGTACTGAAAAGCAGCACACCCAAGGCAGAGGGAGAGCTCAGCAACGACGAGCTGCTGAAGCTTTTCCGCTCCAAAAACAAATAG
- a CDS encoding deoxyguanosinetriphosphate triphosphohydrolase, whose product MTVREQIEISEAGMLSKYACASVDEVGTKRERYEDKCPYRTEFQRDRDRILHCNSFRRLKRKTQVFLSPVGDHYRTRLTHTLEVSQIARTISRGMRLNEDLTEAIALGHDLGHSPFGHCGERTLNEICPHGFKHYEQSVRVVEVLEKKGKGLNLTHAVRNGILCHTNMVADTKEGNIVRLADTIAYINHDIEDSIRAGILSPNDLPRSCVIALGNTKTKRITTLIASVIGHGAVDIDFAPDIRKAHDELKRFMFEKVYTNPSAKQEEGKAEQLVRKLYAYFIEHTDKLPEEYRNIIKIADPDRAVCDYISGMSDEYAVDLYTELFVPKFWK is encoded by the coding sequence ATGACAGTACGCGAACAGATCGAGATAAGCGAAGCAGGTATGCTCAGCAAATACGCCTGCGCCAGCGTAGACGAGGTCGGCACCAAGCGTGAACGCTATGAGGACAAGTGCCCCTACCGCACCGAGTTCCAGCGAGACCGCGACCGTATTCTCCACTGCAACTCATTCCGCAGACTAAAGCGTAAGACTCAGGTCTTTCTGTCCCCTGTGGGAGACCACTACAGAACACGGCTTACACATACCCTTGAGGTATCACAGATAGCAAGAACTATTTCCAGAGGTATGCGCCTTAACGAGGACCTCACTGAGGCTATAGCTCTCGGACACGACTTAGGACACTCCCCTTTCGGTCACTGCGGTGAGCGCACTCTCAACGAGATATGCCCTCACGGCTTCAAGCACTACGAGCAGAGCGTGCGCGTGGTGGAAGTCCTTGAAAAAAAGGGCAAGGGGCTCAACCTTACCCACGCCGTAAGAAACGGCATACTCTGCCACACAAACATGGTGGCTGATACCAAAGAGGGCAATATTGTCCGACTTGCGGACACTATCGCCTACATAAACCACGATATCGAGGACTCTATCCGCGCAGGCATACTCTCACCAAACGACCTGCCGAGAAGCTGCGTTATAGCCCTCGGAAATACCAAGACCAAGAGAATAACTACTCTCATAGCCTCCGTTATCGGGCACGGAGCTGTGGATATAGATTTTGCGCCCGATATACGAAAGGCTCACGACGAGCTCAAGCGCTTCATGTTCGAGAAGGTCTACACCAATCCCTCTGCCAAGCAGGAGGAGGGCAAGGCTGAACAGCTGGTGCGCAAGCTCTACGCTTACTTCATCGAGCACACGGACAAGCTCCCCGAGGAATACCGCAATATAATCAAAATTGCCGACCCCGACAGAGCCGTCTGCGACTACATATCGGGAATGAGCGACGAGTACGCCGTTGACCTTTACACCGAGCTTTTCGTGCCGAAATTCTGGAAGTGA
- a CDS encoding 6-phosphofructokinase, with amino-acid sequence MKRRIGILTSGGDCPGLNATIRGVAKACYERFGEDNVEIVGISNGYYGLINNLCKEMSPSSFSGILTQGGTIFGTKRQPFKMMQVIGEDNIDKVKNMKETYKKQKLDCLLTLGGNGTHKTSKLLSDEGLNVIGLPKTIDNDIYGTDVTFGFHTAVDIATDVLDRLHTTAASHSRVLLCEIMGNKAGWLTLNAGIAGGADVIIIPEIPYDIDKICDAVMARSASGKTFSIVAVAEGAFDINEAQMKKKERAKKRAEAGILTATNRIAAQIQHNTGLEARVCVPGHMLRGGAPSAYDRVLSTQFGVHAAYLIAKERYGRTVAKIGNKITSNKLEDIAGKTKFVDTENHLVIAARDIGVSFGD; translated from the coding sequence ATGAAAAGACGTATCGGAATTCTCACAAGCGGCGGCGACTGCCCGGGTCTCAACGCTACTATACGCGGCGTGGCAAAGGCTTGCTATGAGCGCTTCGGCGAGGACAATGTTGAGATAGTAGGCATCTCCAACGGCTACTACGGACTTATCAACAATCTCTGCAAGGAGATGTCCCCCTCCTCATTCTCAGGCATACTCACACAGGGCGGAACGATCTTCGGAACAAAGCGTCAGCCCTTCAAGATGATGCAGGTCATCGGTGAGGACAACATAGACAAGGTCAAGAATATGAAGGAGACCTACAAGAAGCAGAAGCTGGACTGTCTCCTCACTCTCGGCGGAAACGGTACTCACAAGACCTCAAAGCTCCTGTCTGACGAGGGTCTGAACGTTATTGGACTTCCAAAGACTATCGACAACGATATCTACGGTACAGACGTTACATTCGGCTTCCATACCGCAGTTGACATTGCCACTGATGTCCTTGACAGACTTCATACCACTGCCGCAAGCCACTCACGAGTACTTCTCTGCGAGATAATGGGCAATAAGGCAGGCTGGCTCACACTTAACGCAGGTATCGCAGGCGGTGCGGACGTTATCATTATCCCCGAGATACCCTACGATATCGACAAGATATGCGACGCAGTAATGGCAAGAAGTGCAAGCGGCAAGACATTCTCAATAGTCGCAGTTGCTGAGGGCGCATTCGATATCAACGAGGCTCAGATGAAGAAAAAGGAGCGTGCAAAGAAGCGTGCAGAGGCAGGCATACTCACAGCCACAAACCGCATTGCAGCTCAGATACAGCATAATACAGGCCTTGAAGCCCGTGTATGCGTTCCCGGACATATGCTCAGAGGCGGCGCACCGAGCGCTTATGACCGCGTACTCTCCACACAGTTCGGAGTACACGCAGCCTACCTCATAGCCAAGGAGCGCTACGGCAGAACAGTAGCTAAAATAGGCAATAAGATCACCTCCAACAAGCTGGAGGACATAGCAGGAAAGACAAAATTCGTCGATACAGAGAATCATCTGGTCATCGCAGCACGCGATATCGGCGTATCTTTCGGCGATTGA
- a CDS encoding DUF6311 domain-containing protein, with product MTKNKTAPLTFLIGAILGAIVFIQFFGLKTIDPTGTDWIYNNMGDVTQHHLGWVYFRNTPWTFPIGLTDGISSGSMVSCMYTDSLPLFAVFFKLLSPLLPDTFQYFGLWGVICFALNGGFGALLLRRVKDNLFFTSVGSIFYSGFFPSIQRIPQHNTLGAIWLVMAALILTLDYKRQYKHKFTPVVLWTVLCSLAALIHIYFLPMIYMVMLGYMILLVYIGKKKRLAACTFASSTFFTVITMWIIGAFYGNGSYVDGGFGAFSANLNTFFNSMGHSKYIRMLSTTRDQGEGYGYLGMGMLVCCFLGIIIALSRLERREGKALKNIREYYKSHRVQINAFLIVFIISFMWAVSTTVVVNQTVLIDIKLPRPILGVFSIFRASGRFIWLPCIMVMTTALWLVTKLDKHSAAAAVAICAWLNYMDLRNYHDEMHKQYAETPAYVSEIDPVEWEKASEGINEIIYLPLPDTYKTYMQLYFTTAQLASEKNIKLSSFYLARSDYGVLAEYADEQYKLLTSGKGRNDALYVFFTEDDIPKDTSGMTFYKLGEYTAVRVKK from the coding sequence ATGACAAAAAACAAAACCGCTCCTCTTACCTTTCTTATAGGAGCTATCCTCGGAGCAATTGTCTTTATCCAGTTTTTTGGCTTAAAGACAATTGATCCCACCGGCACTGACTGGATATACAACAATATGGGCGATGTCACTCAGCATCACTTAGGCTGGGTGTATTTCAGAAATACCCCGTGGACATTCCCCATAGGTCTTACAGACGGCATATCCTCGGGAAGCATGGTATCATGCATGTACACCGATTCCCTGCCGCTGTTTGCAGTTTTCTTCAAGCTCCTCTCCCCCCTGCTCCCTGATACCTTCCAGTATTTCGGACTATGGGGCGTGATATGCTTCGCACTTAACGGCGGCTTCGGAGCCTTACTTCTCAGACGCGTAAAAGACAACCTGTTTTTCACATCTGTGGGCTCCATATTCTATTCGGGCTTCTTCCCGTCCATACAGCGCATCCCTCAGCACAATACCCTGGGAGCCATATGGCTGGTAATGGCGGCGCTGATACTCACTCTTGACTACAAGCGCCAGTACAAGCACAAATTCACCCCCGTTGTACTGTGGACAGTCTTATGTTCACTTGCCGCATTGATACACATATATTTCCTGCCCATGATATATATGGTCATGCTGGGATATATGATACTCCTTGTATACATCGGCAAGAAAAAGCGTCTTGCTGCCTGCACCTTTGCTTCCTCCACATTCTTCACCGTGATCACCATGTGGATCATAGGCGCATTCTACGGCAACGGCAGCTATGTTGACGGCGGATTCGGCGCATTCTCCGCAAATCTCAATACATTCTTCAACAGCATGGGACATTCAAAGTATATCCGTATGCTGAGCACCACCAGAGATCAGGGCGAGGGCTACGGCTATCTCGGAATGGGCATGCTGGTATGCTGCTTTCTCGGTATTATCATAGCCCTGAGCCGTCTGGAGCGCAGAGAGGGCAAGGCGCTAAAGAATATCAGGGAATACTACAAAAGTCACCGCGTACAGATAAACGCTTTCCTCATAGTATTCATTATCAGCTTTATGTGGGCTGTCAGCACCACCGTTGTTGTTAACCAGACCGTCCTCATAGATATAAAGCTTCCACGTCCCATACTTGGAGTATTCTCCATATTCCGCGCATCGGGTAGATTCATATGGCTGCCCTGCATCATGGTCATGACCACTGCCCTGTGGCTGGTAACTAAGCTGGACAAACATTCGGCAGCTGCCGCAGTAGCTATATGCGCATGGCTCAACTACATGGATCTGCGCAACTACCACGACGAAATGCACAAGCAGTACGCTGAAACTCCTGCATATGTCTCGGAGATCGACCCTGTGGAATGGGAAAAGGCTTCGGAGGGCATCAATGAGATAATCTACCTGCCCCTGCCCGATACCTACAAGACCTATATGCAGCTCTATTTTACCACTGCACAGCTTGCCTCCGAAAAGAATATAAAGCTCAGCAGCTTCTACCTTGCACGTTCCGATTACGGCGTTCTTGCTGAATATGCCGATGAGCAGTATAAGCTCCTCACATCGGGAAAAGGCAGAAATGACGCCCTGTATGTATTCTTCACGGAAGATGACATACCCAAGGACACAAGCGGCATGACATTCTATAAACTGGGAGAATACACTGCTGTAAGAGTTAAAAAATAA
- the rpoD gene encoding RNA polymerase sigma factor RpoD — protein MEKKNTIEALIEQGKTNGKLTTKEITDALEELDFDVDQINTFYDNCENLNIEIVEDMNLDADLKIGLDSNMTDDLEMALSTEGIAIDDPVKIYLKEIGRVPLLTTEEEIELAQRMAKGDPYAKKRLSEANLRLVVSIAKKYVGRGMQFLDLIQEGNLGLIKAVEKFDYTKGFKFSTYATWWIRQAITRAIADQARTIRIPVHMVETITKVKKVSSQLLHENGHDPSPEEIADKLNMPVDKVREIMRVAQDPVSLETPIGEEEDSHLGDFIPDDDAPAPAEAASHTLLKEQLNEVLATLTDREAKVLKLRFGLEDGKSRTLEEVGQRFDVTRERIRQIEAKALRKLRHPSRSKKVKDFLD, from the coding sequence ATGGAAAAAAAGAACACCATCGAAGCCCTTATTGAACAGGGCAAGACTAACGGAAAGCTCACCACAAAGGAGATAACCGACGCTCTGGAGGAGCTTGACTTTGACGTCGACCAGATAAATACCTTCTATGACAACTGCGAAAACCTCAATATCGAGATCGTCGAGGATATGAACCTTGACGCCGACCTGAAGATTGGTCTCGATTCAAATATGACAGACGACCTTGAAATGGCTCTCTCCACAGAGGGTATCGCCATTGATGACCCTGTAAAGATCTACCTCAAGGAGATCGGTCGTGTACCGCTCCTTACAACAGAGGAAGAGATCGAGCTTGCTCAGAGAATGGCAAAGGGCGACCCCTACGCAAAGAAGAGACTGTCCGAAGCAAATCTCCGTCTCGTTGTTTCTATCGCCAAGAAGTACGTGGGCAGAGGCATGCAGTTCCTGGACCTCATTCAGGAGGGAAATCTTGGTCTTATCAAGGCCGTTGAAAAGTTCGACTACACCAAGGGCTTCAAGTTCTCCACATACGCAACATGGTGGATAAGACAGGCTATAACCCGTGCTATTGCCGATCAGGCAAGAACTATCCGTATCCCCGTTCATATGGTAGAGACTATCACCAAGGTAAAGAAGGTCTCCAGCCAGCTTCTCCATGAGAACGGTCATGACCCGAGCCCCGAGGAGATAGCAGACAAGCTCAATATGCCTGTGGACAAGGTTCGTGAGATCATGCGTGTGGCTCAGGACCCTGTATCCCTTGAAACTCCTATCGGTGAGGAGGAGGACAGCCACCTCGGCGACTTTATCCCCGATGATGACGCTCCCGCACCTGCTGAGGCAGCTTCACATACTCTTCTCAAAGAGCAGCTCAACGAGGTGCTTGCTACACTTACAGACCGCGAGGCTAAGGTATTGAAGCTCCGCTTCGGTCTTGAAGACGGCAAGTCCCGTACCCTCGAAGAGGTCGGACAGCGCTTTGACGTAACCCGTGAGCGTATCCGCCAGATAGAGGCAAAGGCGCTGAGAAAGCTCCGTCACCCAAGCAGAAGCAAAAAGGTCAAGGACTTCCTTGACTGA
- a CDS encoding pyridoxamine 5'-phosphate oxidase family protein encodes MTKDEIKALIDRSLFASLGYTDENGRQNIRRVFCVWHKGLGKHLISTNTSSSHVQSLLKNGSACLYFADDTTFEAVCLCGKANISFDRKYKELLWNEGDEKYYSKGIDDEDYCIIEFIAESGRYYRFDGKADITAHDISTFDEKCVLENGFSKTHS; translated from the coding sequence ATGACAAAAGACGAAATAAAAGCTCTTATAGACCGTTCCCTCTTTGCTTCTTTGGGCTATACCGACGAAAACGGCAGACAGAATATCCGCCGCGTTTTCTGTGTATGGCACAAGGGCTTAGGCAAGCACCTCATCTCCACCAATACAAGCTCCTCACACGTTCAAAGCCTGCTGAAAAACGGCAGCGCCTGCCTTTACTTCGCCGACGATACCACATTTGAAGCTGTCTGTCTCTGCGGAAAGGCAAATATCAGCTTTGACAGAAAGTATAAGGAGCTCCTCTGGAACGAGGGCGACGAGAAGTACTACTCCAAGGGCATTGACGACGAGGACTACTGCATAATAGAGTTCATCGCCGAAAGCGGCAGATACTACCGCTTTGACGGCAAAGCCGATATCACAGCCCATGATATATCGACCTTCGACGAGAAATGTGTGCTTGAAAACGGATTCTCAAAAACTCACAGCTAA
- a CDS encoding phospho-sugar mutase: MSELELYSLWCENAKEDPDLKTELEGIKGDSEAINDRFYRDLEFGTGGLRGVIGAGTNRMNIYTVRRATQGFADYLNQEYKNPSVAISYDSRIKSDVFSKAAAEVLAANGIKVHIYKQLMPTPCLSWAVRALKCQGGIMVTASHNPAKYNGYKVYGEDGCQITLRGAEIILEKINSLDIFSGVKHSDFSEELKKGNISYIDDSVIEEFYKRVLAEGINTDLCASSGLKVVYTPLNGTGNKPVREILKRIGITDVTVVKEQEEPDGNFTTCPYPNPEIREALQVGLSYCDKVKPDLLLATDPDCDRVGIAVPDGQGGYALFSGNEVGAMLLEYICSQRKAKGTMPKNPITVKTIVTTDIVNLIAKEYGVEVIDVLTGFKFIGEQIGFLEAKGEENRYVFGFEESYGYLSGGYVRDKDAVDASMLICEMAAYYRTQGITLMQARENMYKKYGMFLQTLYSFEFEGESGMKHMEDIMTGLRNDHPTAIGGLKVERFEDYKASISKNIATGEVKELTLPKSNVLAFYLEGGCKAIVRPSGTEPKIKTYITAKAPTKAEAEAIEQKIYADFTQSMK; encoded by the coding sequence ATGTCAGAATTGGAACTTTACAGCCTTTGGTGTGAAAACGCCAAGGAGGATCCCGACTTAAAGACTGAGCTCGAGGGAATCAAGGGCGACAGCGAAGCGATAAACGACAGATTTTACCGTGATCTCGAATTCGGAACGGGCGGTCTGAGAGGCGTTATCGGCGCTGGAACCAATCGAATGAATATATACACTGTAAGACGCGCTACACAGGGCTTTGCGGACTACCTCAACCAGGAGTACAAGAACCCAAGCGTGGCTATCTCATATGACAGCCGTATCAAGAGCGACGTGTTCTCAAAGGCTGCCGCAGAGGTACTGGCAGCAAACGGCATCAAGGTACATATCTATAAGCAGCTTATGCCTACACCATGCCTTTCATGGGCTGTCCGCGCACTGAAGTGCCAGGGCGGTATCATGGTTACAGCAAGCCATAACCCTGCCAAGTACAACGGCTACAAGGTCTACGGTGAGGACGGCTGCCAGATCACTCTCAGAGGTGCAGAGATAATCCTTGAGAAGATCAACTCACTTGATATATTCAGCGGCGTAAAGCATTCCGATTTCAGCGAAGAGCTGAAAAAAGGCAATATCTCATATATCGATGACAGCGTTATCGAGGAATTCTACAAGAGAGTCCTTGCAGAGGGCATCAACACAGACCTCTGCGCTTCAAGCGGACTCAAAGTCGTATACACTCCTCTCAACGGCACAGGCAACAAGCCCGTCCGCGAGATATTAAAACGTATCGGCATCACAGATGTTACTGTAGTAAAAGAGCAGGAAGAGCCCGACGGCAACTTCACTACCTGCCCATATCCGAATCCCGAGATACGCGAGGCATTACAGGTAGGTCTCAGCTACTGCGATAAAGTAAAGCCAGACCTTCTCCTTGCTACCGATCCCGACTGCGACCGTGTAGGTATAGCAGTTCCCGACGGACAGGGCGGCTACGCTCTCTTCTCAGGCAATGAGGTAGGAGCTATGCTCCTTGAGTATATCTGCTCACAGCGCAAGGCAAAGGGCACAATGCCAAAGAACCCTATTACTGTAAAGACTATCGTTACTACCGATATAGTAAACCTCATCGCCAAGGAATACGGCGTAGAGGTAATAGACGTTCTCACAGGCTTCAAGTTCATCGGCGAGCAGATCGGCTTCCTTGAAGCTAAGGGTGAGGAGAACCGCTATGTATTCGGCTTTGAAGAGAGCTATGGCTACCTCTCGGGCGGCTACGTAAGAGACAAGGACGCAGTTGACGCTTCAATGCTTATCTGCGAAATGGCTGCATACTACCGCACACAGGGCATTACTCTCATGCAGGCTCGCGAGAATATGTACAAGAAGTACGGAATGTTCCTCCAGACACTCTACAGCTTTGAGTTCGAGGGTGAGAGCGGCATGAAGCACATGGAAGATATCATGACAGGTCTCCGAAACGATCACCCGACCGCTATCGGCGGCTTAAAGGTAGAGCGCTTCGAGGACTACAAGGCAAGCATCTCCAAGAATATCGCTACAGGCGAGGTCAAGGAGCTTACACTTCCAAAGTCCAACGTTCTCGCATTCTACCTTGAAGGCGGCTGCAAGGCTATCGTTCGTCCTTCGGGTACAGAGCCCAAGATCAAGACATATATCACTGCAAAGGCTCCTACAAAGGCAGAAGCCGAGGCTATCGAGCAGAAGATATACGCAGACTTTACACAGAGCATGAAATAA
- a CDS encoding YigZ family protein, whose protein sequence is MNYLTISENAKASFIEKRSEFIGYISPVKTNDEAVAFINSIKAEHRKAKHNVYAYILREDNISRYSDDGEPQGTAGVPVLDVLKKRGLTDVCVVVTRYFGGILLGGGGLVRAYSHAASLACDAAHIMDMCLCHRLKITADYGMYGKISYLLPNYETITVNSDFGSDVVLEILALSEKLETLTKELTEVTNGTAEIVDMGELFEDFSSVKKISQ, encoded by the coding sequence ATGAACTATCTGACAATTTCCGAAAATGCCAAGGCTTCGTTCATAGAAAAACGCTCGGAGTTCATCGGCTATATCTCCCCTGTTAAGACAAACGACGAGGCGGTAGCCTTTATAAATTCCATAAAAGCCGAGCACCGCAAGGCCAAGCACAACGTTTACGCATATATTCTCCGCGAGGACAATATTTCCCGATATTCAGACGACGGAGAACCACAGGGCACTGCGGGAGTTCCCGTACTGGACGTGCTGAAAAAACGCGGTCTCACCGATGTATGCGTGGTAGTTACAAGATATTTCGGCGGCATACTTCTCGGCGGCGGCGGACTTGTGAGAGCCTATTCCCATGCAGCTTCACTTGCCTGCGATGCAGCTCACATCATGGATATGTGCCTGTGTCACCGTCTGAAAATAACCGCAGACTACGGTATGTACGGCAAGATCTCCTATCTTCTGCCCAATTACGAGACTATCACCGTTAATTCCGACTTTGGAAGCGATGTAGTTCTGGAAATACTGGCGCTGTCGGAAAAGCTTGAAACTCTCACAAAGGAGCTCACCGAGGTCACCAACGGAACTGCCGAAATTGTGGATATGGGAGAGCTTTTTGAGGATTTCTCCTCTGTGAAAAAAATTTCACAATAA